Proteins from a single region of Candidatus Puniceispirillum marinum IMCC1322:
- a CDS encoding tyrosine-type recombinase/integrase, which translates to MTFEQHDLFDFTPSTPEPVTPTVQEPSVTVAQPILRRTPEQWDEGGLWDFAQRYGHEMWPAETHRYRSMNQLKRFLDFSDNRNLSISSILPMDVDDFVIYLSEEGNSVATCNRYVATVSKVMRTAQKKRIIKMAPSFTFGKETGGRPRTYSKDEIDAIREFFVDNGDQYMADMVTVACMTGMRKTEIVKMAMGNLIIDEDVNWVIIPCTHAKNGHERTVPLKHCKDAVRRLCISIPEKYTHRTFYRRWGLAKEHFAPNDPHFVFHVTRHTAASVLANDVKLPTILISKQLGHISPTTTMKYVHSKVEALAEAQADMAKYV; encoded by the coding sequence ATGACTTTTGAACAACACGATCTTTTCGACTTCACACCGTCTACACCAGAGCCAGTCACACCGACTGTCCAAGAACCCTCTGTAACCGTTGCACAGCCTATATTAAGGCGCACACCGGAACAGTGGGACGAGGGTGGTCTATGGGACTTTGCTCAACGATATGGACACGAAATGTGGCCAGCGGAGACACACCGCTATCGTAGCATGAACCAACTGAAACGCTTCTTAGACTTCTCTGACAACCGTAACCTAAGTATCAGTTCGATACTTCCTATGGACGTCGATGACTTCGTTATTTACCTCTCAGAAGAGGGTAATTCGGTGGCAACTTGCAACCGATATGTGGCTACTGTTTCGAAGGTAATGAGGACTGCTCAGAAGAAGCGGATCATCAAAATGGCACCTAGTTTCACATTCGGTAAAGAAACTGGTGGACGCCCTCGCACATACTCAAAAGACGAGATAGACGCCATCAGGGAATTCTTCGTCGATAATGGCGATCAGTATATGGCTGATATGGTCACAGTTGCGTGTATGACAGGCATGAGAAAGACCGAAATTGTCAAAATGGCAATGGGCAATCTTATCATCGATGAAGACGTGAATTGGGTCATCATCCCATGTACCCATGCCAAGAATGGCCATGAGCGGACAGTGCCTCTTAAGCATTGCAAAGATGCAGTCAGACGCTTGTGCATCAGTATCCCAGAGAAGTACACACACCGTACATTCTATCGTCGCTGGGGACTCGCCAAAGAGCATTTCGCTCCTAACGACCCACACTTTGTCTTCCACGTCACACGCCACACAGCGGCTTCTGTGCTAGCTAATGACGTCAAGTTGCCAACGATCCTAATATCTAAGCAACTGGGTCATATTAGTCCGACAACGACGATGAAATATGTCCACAGTAAAGTCGAAGCGTTAGCTGAAGCACAAGCCGACATGGCTAAGTACGTTTAG
- the gyrA gene encoding DNA gyrase subunit A, with the protein MRKSYLDYAMSVIVSRALPDVRDGLKPVHRRILYAMMEGNYDWTKPPRKSARIVGDVMGNYHPHGDSSIYEAMVRMAQDFSMRLPLVDGQGNFGSVDGDPAAAMRYTESRLARAAESLLRDIDKNTVEFAQNYDETQLEPTVLPAEYPNLLVNGANGIAVGMATNIPPHNPGEVIAACEAYVNNPEITTEELTEIVPGPDFPTGALIMGRHGIREAYRTGRGSIIMRARAEVQTNAKDRESIIVHEIPYQVNKAQLLERIGEMVRDKVLEGISDIRDESDRTGMRIVIEVKRDAAGDVVLNKLYRHTRLQTSFPVNMLAMNAGRPIQMGLKDVIEAFCEFRKDVVIKRTTFLLNKSRDRAHILAGLMVALASIDEIIELIKKAPDTETARNELCATAWPAHEVGAFIALIDDPGHAVVDDHYTLSEVQARAILELRLQRLTGMERDKLAAETQELADKIADYLDILGSDTRVSQVILDELAATRERLSDDRRTEITDQLADQDDEDLIQQEDMVVTVSHRGYIKRVPLSIYRAQRRGGKGRAGMKTRDEDFVTRLFVTNTHTPILFFTSKGMVYQLKCYKLPESAPQSLGKAMVNLLPIEPEETINTVMPMPDDESSWGDLNVMFATASGNVRRNNLSDFTNIKRNGKIAMKMQDGDELVGVIPCNDDDDVLMATRNGKAIRFAANAVRVFRGRDSTGVRGIKLLGKDRVVSMSIIADPENEYILSVTENGYGKRTPIKDYRQSGRGGQGVANIEISPRNGQVMASFTVVEEDQLMLVTNQGQIIRIRVHGGEGDSIRIASRKTLGVRLFDVADDNDEKVVSAGLIHESDDDDDDHDVVADGEGRDDALTSPNSETQTETEAVKPDNSDAPDEEA; encoded by the coding sequence ATGCGGAAATCCTATCTTGATTATGCGATGAGCGTTATCGTTTCACGTGCATTGCCTGACGTTCGTGATGGGTTGAAGCCAGTCCATAGACGTATTCTATACGCGATGATGGAAGGCAATTATGACTGGACAAAGCCCCCTCGCAAATCAGCCCGTATTGTCGGTGATGTCATGGGTAATTACCATCCACATGGTGATAGCTCTATTTATGAAGCAATGGTGCGAATGGCGCAGGACTTTTCAATGCGTCTTCCGCTTGTCGATGGTCAGGGAAATTTTGGTTCGGTTGATGGCGACCCTGCGGCAGCTATGCGCTATACTGAGTCAAGGCTTGCCCGCGCGGCTGAGAGCTTGTTGCGCGACATTGACAAGAATACCGTTGAATTCGCGCAGAATTATGACGAAACCCAGCTGGAACCTACTGTTCTGCCTGCTGAATATCCGAACCTGCTGGTCAATGGCGCTAATGGCATCGCTGTTGGTATGGCAACCAACATCCCCCCCCACAATCCAGGGGAGGTGATTGCCGCTTGTGAGGCCTATGTAAATAATCCCGAAATAACCACCGAAGAACTGACCGAGATCGTACCGGGGCCAGATTTCCCGACTGGTGCGCTTATTATGGGTCGCCATGGCATCCGCGAGGCTTATCGAACAGGGCGCGGGTCTATCATCATGCGCGCCCGTGCCGAGGTGCAAACCAACGCCAAAGACCGCGAGTCAATCATTGTTCATGAAATTCCCTATCAGGTTAACAAAGCACAGCTACTAGAACGTATCGGTGAAATGGTGCGCGATAAGGTTCTGGAAGGAATTTCTGACATTCGCGATGAATCCGATCGTACCGGTATGCGCATTGTCATTGAGGTCAAGCGTGATGCTGCGGGTGATGTGGTGCTGAACAAGCTGTACCGCCATACACGACTGCAAACGAGCTTTCCCGTTAATATGCTGGCCATGAATGCCGGTCGGCCAATCCAGATGGGGCTAAAAGACGTTATCGAGGCTTTTTGTGAGTTTCGTAAAGATGTTGTTATTAAACGGACAACATTTTTGCTCAACAAATCGCGTGACAGGGCGCATATTCTGGCTGGTCTGATGGTTGCGCTTGCGTCTATTGATGAGATCATAGAGCTTATCAAAAAAGCGCCAGATACCGAAACTGCGCGTAATGAGCTTTGTGCCACAGCCTGGCCAGCGCATGAGGTTGGTGCGTTTATAGCGCTGATTGATGATCCTGGTCATGCGGTTGTCGATGATCACTATACTCTGTCTGAGGTGCAAGCCCGCGCTATCCTCGAATTGCGATTACAGCGCTTGACCGGTATGGAACGCGATAAACTGGCTGCTGAAACTCAGGAACTTGCTGATAAAATTGCCGATTATCTGGATATACTTGGTTCGGATACGCGCGTTAGTCAGGTGATACTTGATGAGCTTGCAGCCACGCGTGAACGCCTGTCGGATGATCGGCGCACCGAAATCACCGATCAATTGGCCGATCAGGATGATGAAGACCTGATCCAGCAAGAAGATATGGTGGTGACGGTGTCTCATCGTGGCTATATCAAGCGCGTGCCATTATCAATCTATCGTGCCCAGCGTCGTGGTGGTAAAGGCCGTGCAGGCATGAAAACGCGTGATGAGGACTTTGTAACGCGTCTATTTGTCACCAATACGCATACGCCAATTCTGTTCTTTACCTCAAAAGGTATGGTTTACCAGCTTAAATGCTACAAATTACCCGAATCGGCACCGCAATCGCTTGGTAAAGCTATGGTGAATTTACTACCTATTGAGCCAGAAGAGACTATTAACACCGTGATGCCTATGCCTGATGATGAAAGTTCATGGGGTGACCTGAATGTCATGTTCGCAACCGCATCAGGCAATGTACGGCGTAATAACCTGAGTGATTTCACCAATATCAAGCGCAATGGTAAAATCGCCATGAAAATGCAGGATGGTGACGAGCTGGTTGGGGTGATCCCCTGCAATGATGACGATGACGTGTTGATGGCCACCCGCAATGGTAAGGCCATCCGCTTTGCGGCCAATGCGGTACGTGTTTTCCGTGGCCGTGACTCGACAGGTGTACGCGGTATCAAGCTACTTGGTAAAGATCGCGTTGTGTCGATGTCTATTATTGCTGACCCTGAAAATGAATATATTCTGTCAGTGACTGAAAATGGCTATGGCAAACGCACCCCTATAAAAGATTATCGACAATCTGGCCGCGGCGGGCAGGGCGTTGCCAATATAGAAATTTCACCGCGCAATGGTCAGGTGATGGCTTCCTTTACCGTTGTTGAGGAGGATCAGCTCATGTTGGTCACCAATCAGGGCCAAATCATCCGTATAAGGGTTCATGGTGGCGAAGGGGACTCAATCCGCATTGCCAGCCGTAAGACGCTTGGCGTGCGGTTATTCGATGTTGCTGATGATAATGACGAAAAGGTTGTCTCAGCAGGCCTCATTCATGAAAGTGATGATGATGACGATGATCATGATGTTGTTGCTGACGGAGAGGGCAGAGATGACGCCTTAACGTCACCCAATTCTGAAACCCAAACCGAGACTGAGGCCGTCAAACCCGACAATAGTGACGCGCCAGACGAAGAGGCTTAA
- a CDS encoding endonuclease I (T7 endonuclease I is a Holliday junction resolvase encoded by T7 gene 3. Mutants in gene 3 are defective in recombination and accumulate branched DNA. Endonuclease I may also play a role in the degradation of the host genome following infection with T7.) → MTTMVAARLQKERHTISRAYRRGIKHGYRSGLEVSLSRQIEEAGLVVSYEEDKIRYVVPAREATYTPDFKLPKSGGFFFIEGKGLWDVASRHKHILIREQHPDIDIRFVFSNQNARLYKGSPTTYAQFCEKHGFQYANRVIPDEWLKEHEGDEDESE, encoded by the coding sequence ATGACAACGATGGTAGCGGCGAGGCTACAGAAGGAGAGGCATACAATTTCTAGAGCCTATCGAAGAGGCATCAAGCATGGTTATCGCTCTGGTCTCGAAGTGTCATTGTCACGTCAAATCGAAGAAGCTGGCCTCGTCGTCAGCTATGAAGAGGACAAAATACGCTACGTTGTACCAGCGCGAGAAGCCACCTATACGCCAGACTTCAAGCTCCCCAAATCGGGGGGCTTTTTCTTTATCGAAGGAAAAGGACTGTGGGATGTAGCCAGTAGGCACAAGCACATCCTGATCCGGGAACAACATCCAGACATAGATATCAGGTTCGTATTTTCGAACCAGAATGCTCGTTTGTACAAAGGGTCACCGACGACTTACGCACAATTCTGCGAAAAGCACGGTTTCCAATATGCCAATCGGGTCATTCCAGATGAATGGCTGAAAGAACATGAAGGAGACGAAGATGAGTCAGAATAG
- the ssb gene encoding single-stranded DNA-binding protein → MAGSVNKVTLVGNLGRDPEVRSTQDGAKIVQLSLATSERWKDRNTGEQRERTEWHRVVIFNENLGRIAEQYLRKGSTCYIEGQLQTRKWTDNQGVEKYTTEVVLQRYRGELTLLGGRGDGGGGGSYGGGDSGAGSSSGTDDSYGGGTGTSTSPPPMRDSNDLDDDIPF, encoded by the coding sequence ATGGCTGGCAGTGTAAACAAAGTGACTTTGGTCGGCAATTTGGGACGTGACCCGGAAGTGCGCTCTACACAGGATGGTGCCAAGATCGTACAATTATCATTGGCAACGTCTGAACGCTGGAAAGACCGCAACACTGGTGAACAACGTGAACGTACCGAATGGCATCGCGTGGTCATCTTTAATGAAAATTTGGGCCGAATTGCCGAACAGTATCTGCGCAAAGGCTCTACATGCTATATTGAAGGGCAATTACAAACGCGCAAATGGACAGACAATCAAGGTGTCGAGAAATATACAACTGAAGTCGTTTTACAACGTTATCGTGGCGAGCTGACCTTGCTTGGTGGGCGTGGTGATGGCGGCGGTGGCGGTAGCTATGGCGGCGGTGATAGCGGTGCGGGATCAAGTTCAGGAACTGATGACAGTTATGGCGGCGGCACGGGCACGTCTACAAGCCCCCCTCCAATGCGTGACAGCAATGATCTTGATGACGATATTCCATTTTAA
- a CDS encoding ssDNA-binding protein: protein MAKAQKTTFTTSKGVAMYPHLNKPDFAFNTDGIFSVKLRMPAEAASGLVETVKKIASDEFGKSATSARMPYTVDDETGDLLVLAKSKFKPKLIDSTGAMIAEPSAPTIYAGSTLKLAGTIFPYTAGGNKGVSLQLAGVQIVSLADPVGSSFEFEAEDGGYVSEANDNMPASNDNDGSGEATEGEAYNF, encoded by the coding sequence ATGGCAAAAGCACAGAAGACGACATTCACGACCTCTAAGGGCGTGGCAATGTATCCACATTTGAACAAACCTGACTTCGCATTCAACACGGACGGTATCTTTAGCGTGAAGCTACGAATGCCAGCCGAAGCCGCAAGTGGTTTGGTTGAGACCGTGAAGAAAATAGCATCCGACGAATTCGGCAAATCTGCGACATCAGCAAGAATGCCATATACCGTTGACGACGAAACAGGCGATTTGCTGGTCTTGGCAAAATCCAAGTTCAAGCCAAAGCTGATCGACTCAACAGGTGCGATGATTGCAGAACCATCCGCGCCGACTATCTATGCTGGCTCAACACTCAAGCTAGCCGGAACCATCTTTCCTTACACCGCTGGTGGAAACAAGGGCGTGTCCCTTCAGCTAGCTGGCGTCCAGATTGTATCGCTGGCTGATCCTGTTGGATCGTCATTCGAATTCGAAGCTGAAGATGGCGGATACGTCTCTGAAGCAAATGACAATATGCCAGCTTCCAATGACAACGATGGTAGCGGCGAGGCTACAGAAGGAGAGGCATACAATTTCTAG
- the coaD gene encoding pantetheine-phosphate adenylyltransferase, translating into MGQRIVMYPGTFDPLTFGHIDIIQRAARLGDHLIVAVAENAGKNPVLSGDERCELVASHLKLLMDTDKLPNTVSVKRFSTLLTDFAASEGVTAVVRGLRAVSDFEYEFQMASINKRLHGELETIFMMAAEQQHFVASRFVKEVARYGGDISSFVPNDIAVALKAKLRGK; encoded by the coding sequence ATGGGTCAGCGCATTGTCATGTATCCTGGCACTTTTGATCCACTTACCTTTGGCCATATCGACATCATCCAACGTGCGGCGCGCCTTGGCGATCATCTGATCGTGGCGGTGGCGGAAAATGCCGGAAAAAATCCTGTTTTATCAGGTGATGAAAGATGCGAACTGGTGGCATCACATCTAAAACTGCTGATGGATACTGATAAACTTCCAAATACCGTTTCGGTAAAACGGTTTTCAACCCTTTTAACCGATTTTGCCGCTAGTGAAGGCGTAACCGCAGTTGTTCGCGGATTACGCGCCGTTTCCGATTTTGAATATGAATTTCAGATGGCCAGCATCAATAAAAGGCTACATGGCGAGCTTGAAACCATATTTATGATGGCGGCCGAACAACAACATTTTGTCGCGTCTCGTTTTGTCAAAGAAGTTGCGCGTTATGGTGGCGACATTTCCAGCTTTGTGCCTAATGATATTGCGGTTGCGCTGAAAGCAAAATTGCGTGGTAAATAA
- a CDS encoding DNA-directed RNA polymerase: MKKYIPTADDYKLEQERAEAGRSYGVERSVKQRKRQDFSTRQSAQSIISDAVPLIAEEIQATIDNHKPKNPTNWYPFIYELDTEMLANIAIRQCVKAVGSRHSRPAVGKLIGRMVEANVMGEVIRQAFKDFHPRGKKEYKSIYNRAVKRSDDFERRLHYVKNQVAKEEITMDFLDWTEKQCMEVGFHLIKCVTQSTEVVEVYDYWDTNKIKDMSHRFRYTAEIQNRIDEADLEFDLSSPAFRPMVVPPINWGTANHVGPYYDTETAIRAPLVKNVNPNQRKKIVKALKTGSMKECLDAVNTLQQVPYTINRYTLAAIKWVVESKLDVEIEEFVPVTPPIIDENDKDGTPSQVKRYYRAQRKKSIANANLVQFQTDLNEAESLCDKDDRRFWLPHNFDFRGRVYHIPAFGHHRQDHIRGLFMFADKKPITKDNLKHLYFQIATTWGNQVSETDERKTDKITLDERYKWVEDNYEAILLAGKDYVAGFEHWSKADAPIQHLAACRELYLADQHGEGYLCGLPIGFDGSNSGLQHYSMLMKWKEDAFKVNLVPNHPPQDCYSFIAEADMNLAQRIVDGECDELNENEITNAIMDDCHNWLKHGITRKQTKKNIMTWPYSVTLIGMADQNRDDMEIITDKAEEEDAPHPFGEDRGSSASMTLAKLNSDSIKAVVASGARGMEFLRDLAGILASRNVHAEWTSILGFPVGQDYRDMKKVTINTEYIDRKTTRKVRYRGTLRAKQPTCETKGSKNGIAPNFVHHMDSTHLMMSVNKSNEYGASNLMCVHDSFSTDIESASVMLDCIKVTLIELYEEVCHYSNLLEDCKSLVEYSDNPDDPDYIEWPEVPEKGEGDNALDVRAILDCDYAFA; the protein is encoded by the coding sequence TTGAAGAAATACATTCCAACCGCAGATGACTACAAACTTGAGCAAGAACGTGCTGAAGCTGGAAGAAGCTATGGCGTCGAAAGAAGTGTCAAACAGCGTAAGAGGCAAGACTTTTCGACACGCCAGTCAGCTCAATCGATTATTTCTGACGCTGTTCCTTTGATAGCTGAAGAAATCCAAGCGACCATAGACAATCACAAACCCAAGAACCCGACGAACTGGTATCCATTCATCTATGAACTAGATACAGAAATGCTGGCAAACATTGCCATCCGTCAATGCGTGAAAGCTGTGGGTTCTCGTCATTCACGACCAGCCGTTGGCAAACTAATTGGTCGGATGGTTGAAGCCAATGTAATGGGCGAAGTTATAAGACAAGCGTTCAAGGATTTTCACCCACGAGGCAAAAAAGAATACAAGTCCATTTACAACCGCGCTGTAAAAAGAAGCGACGACTTCGAAAGGCGTTTGCATTACGTCAAAAATCAGGTTGCTAAAGAAGAAATCACGATGGATTTCCTTGATTGGACTGAAAAGCAATGTATGGAAGTTGGCTTCCATTTGATCAAATGTGTGACTCAAAGCACCGAAGTGGTCGAAGTCTACGATTACTGGGATACAAATAAGATCAAGGACATGAGCCACCGATTTCGTTACACAGCAGAAATACAGAATAGAATTGACGAGGCTGACTTAGAATTTGACCTCAGTTCACCAGCATTCAGACCTATGGTTGTCCCACCAATTAACTGGGGCACAGCAAATCATGTGGGACCTTATTACGACACTGAAACCGCAATACGTGCGCCGTTAGTCAAAAACGTGAACCCAAACCAAAGGAAAAAGATAGTCAAAGCTTTGAAGACTGGGTCGATGAAAGAATGCCTCGATGCTGTCAATACGCTTCAACAAGTGCCTTACACCATCAACCGATATACTCTAGCCGCCATCAAGTGGGTTGTTGAGTCAAAACTGGACGTGGAAATTGAAGAATTTGTTCCAGTGACGCCACCTATTATAGATGAAAATGACAAAGACGGAACACCAAGTCAGGTGAAGAGATACTACCGCGCACAGAGGAAGAAAAGCATTGCGAATGCAAACCTAGTTCAGTTCCAAACTGACCTGAACGAAGCTGAAAGCCTTTGCGACAAAGATGATCGACGGTTTTGGCTACCACACAACTTTGATTTCCGGGGGCGTGTGTATCATATCCCAGCATTCGGGCATCATAGACAAGACCATATCCGTGGTTTGTTCATGTTTGCCGACAAGAAACCAATCACGAAAGACAACCTGAAGCATCTATATTTCCAAATTGCCACCACTTGGGGCAACCAAGTCAGCGAAACTGATGAACGCAAGACGGATAAGATCACACTTGATGAACGTTACAAATGGGTTGAAGACAACTATGAGGCTATACTTCTAGCTGGCAAAGACTATGTGGCTGGCTTTGAGCATTGGTCAAAGGCTGATGCGCCTATCCAACATCTAGCCGCTTGTCGCGAGCTGTATCTGGCTGATCAGCATGGTGAAGGGTATCTGTGTGGTTTACCGATTGGATTCGATGGATCGAATTCTGGTCTCCAACACTACTCTATGTTGATGAAATGGAAAGAAGACGCTTTCAAAGTGAACTTAGTGCCCAATCACCCACCACAAGATTGCTATTCGTTTATTGCCGAAGCAGACATGAACCTTGCACAGCGCATAGTTGATGGTGAATGCGATGAATTGAACGAAAATGAAATCACCAATGCCATTATGGACGATTGTCATAACTGGCTAAAACACGGCATCACACGAAAGCAGACCAAAAAGAACATCATGACATGGCCATATTCAGTCACGCTGATTGGTATGGCTGACCAAAACCGTGATGATATGGAAATCATTACCGACAAAGCTGAAGAAGAAGATGCACCACATCCCTTTGGCGAAGATAGAGGGTCTTCTGCCAGTATGACATTGGCCAAACTCAATTCAGACTCTATCAAAGCAGTCGTTGCAAGTGGGGCTAGAGGCATGGAATTTCTTCGTGACTTAGCTGGGATATTAGCTTCAAGAAACGTACATGCAGAATGGACAAGCATTCTAGGGTTCCCTGTTGGTCAAGATTATCGCGATATGAAAAAGGTCACGATCAATACAGAATATATAGATCGCAAAACCACACGGAAGGTTCGCTACAGAGGTACGTTGAGGGCAAAACAACCGACTTGTGAAACAAAAGGCTCAAAGAATGGCATTGCGCCAAACTTCGTCCACCACATGGACAGCACCCACTTGATGATGTCTGTCAACAAATCGAATGAATATGGCGCGAGCAATCTTATGTGCGTCCATGACAGCTTTTCTACAGACATAGAAAGCGCAAGCGTGATGCTGGATTGCATCAAAGTCACACTTATTGAGCTTTACGAAGAAGTTTGTCACTACAGCAATCTTCTTGAAGACTGCAAAAGCCTTGTCGAGTATTCCGACAACCCCGACGATCCAGACTATATAGAATGGCCTGAAGTCCCAGAGAAGGGTGAGGGCGACAACGCCCTTGATGTTAGGGCGATATTGGACTGCGATTACGCTTTCGCCTAG